Within the Staphylococcus argenteus genome, the region CATCGCACATAATAAAACATTAGCAGGTCAATTGTATAGTGAATTTAAAGAATTCTTCCCTGAAAATAGAGTAGAATACTTCGTGAGTTATTATGATTATTATCAACCTGAAGCATATGTTCCATCTACAGATACATTTATTGAAAAAGATGCATCCATTAATGATGAGATAGATCAATTACGTCACTCAGCTACAAGTGCATTGTTTGAGCGTGATGATGTAATAATTATTGCAAGTGTAAGTTGTATATATGGTTTAGGTAATCCAGAAGAATATAAAGATTTAGTAGTAAGTGTTCGTGTTGGTATGGAAATGGATAGAAGTGAGTTGCTTAGAAAACTTGTAGATGTTCAATATACACGTAATGATATTGATTTCCAACGTGGTACTTTTCGAGTTCGTGGAGATGTTGTAGAAATATTCCCAGCTTCAAAAGAAGAGTTATGTATTAGAGTTGAGTTTTTCGGAGATGAAATAGATCGCATAAGAGAAGTTAACTATTTAACAGGTGAAGTATTAAAAGAACGAGAACATTTCGCAATATTCCCAGCATCTCACTTCGTAACGCGTGAAGAAAAAATGAAAGTTGCAATAGAACGTATTGAAAAAGAATTAGAAGAACGATTAAAGGAATTGCGTGATGAGAATAAATTGTTAGAAGCCCAACGCTTAGAGCAAAGAACTAATTATGATTTAGAAATGATGAGAGAAATGGGATTTTGTTCAGGTATTGAAAATTATTCCGTACATTTAACATTACGTCCGCTAGGTTCAACACCATATACCTTATTAGATTATTTTGGTGATGACTGGTTAGTAATGATTGACGAATCACATGTGACATTACCGCAAGTTAGAGGTATGTATAATGGAGACAGAGCACGTAAACAAGTGCTTGTTGATCATGGTTTCAGATTACCAAGTGCTTTAGACAATAGACCACTTAAATTTGAAGAATTTGAAGAAAAGACGAAGCAGTTAGTATATGTTTCGGCAACACCAGGACCTTATGAAATAGAACATACAGATAAAATGGTTGAACAAATTATACGTCCAACTGGTTTACTAGATCCTAAGATTGAAGTTAGACCTACTGAAAATCAAATCGATGACTTACTAAGTGAAATACAAGCAAGAGTTGAAAGAAATGAACGAGTTTTAGTAACAACACTTACTAAAAAAATGAGTGAAGATTTAACAACGTATATGAAAGAAGCAGGTATTAAAGTTAACTACTTGCATTCTGAAATTAAAACATTAGAGCGAATTGAAATTATTAGAGATTTACGTATGGGTACGTATGATGTCATTGTAGGTATTAATTTATTGAGAGAGGGTATTGATATACCAGAGGTTTCTTTAGTTGTGATTTTAGATGCAGATAAAGAAGGCTTTTTACGTTCAAATAGGTCATTAATTCAAACAATCGGTAGAGCTGCGCGTAATGAAAGAGGCGAAGTCATAATGTATGCTGATAAAATGACAGATTCGATGAAGTACGCAATAGATGAAACACAACGTCGTCGTGATATTCAAATGAAGCATAATGAAAAACACGGCATTACGCCTAAAACCATCAATAAGAAGATTCATGATTTGATAAGTGCAACTGTTGACAACGATGAAAACAATGAAAAAGAACAAACTGTAATACCTAAGAAAATGACAAAAAAAGAACGACAAAAAACAATCGAAAATATAGAAAAAGAAATGAAACAAGCAGCGAAGGATTTAGATTTCGAGAGAGCTACAGAATTAAGAGATATGTTATTTGAATTAAAAGCAGAAGGGTGACAAGTAAATGAAAGAACCATCTATAGTAGTAAAAGGTGCTCGTGCGCATAACTTAAAAGACATTGATATTGAATTACCCAAAAATAAATTAATAGTAATGACTGGTTTGTCAGGGTCAGGTAAATCTTCTTTAGCATTTGATACAATCTATGCTGAAGGGCAACGTCGATACGTTGAATCATTAAGTGCCTATGCGCGTCAATTTTTAGGTCAAATGGATAAACCTGACGTTGATACGATTGAAGGATTATCGCCAGCAATTTCAATAGATCAAAAAACAACGAGTAAAAACCCAAGGTCTACTGTAGCTACGGTAACAGAAATATATGATTATATTCGTCTGTTATATGCACGTGTAGGTAAGCCATATTGTCCAAATCACAATATAGAAATTGAATCTCAAACGGTACAACAAATGGTTGATCGTATAATGGAGTTAGATACACGTACAAAGATTCAATTATTAGCACCTGTCATCTCTCATCGTAAAGGTAGTCATGAAAAGCTAATAGAAGATATTGGTAAAAAAGGTTATGTACGTCTAAGAATTGACGGAGATATTGTTGATGTAAATGAAGTGCCAGCATTAGATAAAAATAAAAATCACACAATTGAAGTTGTTGTCGATCGTTTAGTTGTAAAAGAGGGCATTGAAACACGACTAGCTGACTCTATTGAAACAGCACTTGAACTTGCTGAAGGTCAATTAACTGTTGATGTTATCGATGGTGAGGACTTAAAATTTTCTGAAAACCATGCTTGTCCGATTTGTGGCTTTTCAATAGGAGAATTAGAACCAAGAATGTTTAGTTTCAATAGTCCATTTGGTGCATGTCCAACCTGTGATGGTTTAGGTCAAAAGTTAACTGTTGATGTTGATTTAGTGGTACCAGACAAAGATAAAACATTAAATGAAGGTGCCATTGAACCATGGATACCTACTAGTTCTGATTTTTATCCAACCTTATTAAAACGTGTTTGTGAAGTATATAAAATTAATATGGATAAGCCATTTAAAAAGTTAACAGATCGACAACGTGATATTTTATTATATGGTTCAGGTGAAAAAGAAATTGAATTTACGTTTACTCAACGTCAAGGCGGTACTAGAAAAAGAACGATGGTATTTGAAGGAGTTGTTCCAAACATTAGTCGTCGATTCCATGAATCACCATCAGAATATACACGTGAAATGATGAGTAAATATATGACAGAATTACCATGTGAAACTTGTCACGGGCAACGATTAAGTCGAGAGGCTTTATCGGTGTATGTAGGTGGATTGAATATTGGAGAAGTTGTTGAATATTCAATTAGTCAAGCGTTAAACTATTATGAAAACATCAATTTATCAGAACAAGATCAAGCGATTGCTAATCAAATACTAAAAGAAATCATTTCTCGATTAACATTTTTAAATAATGTAGGACTGGAATATTTAACATTAAATAGAGCTTCTGGAACGTTATCGGGTGGTGAAGCACAACGTATTAGATTAGCAACACAAATTGGATCACGATTAACAGGTGTATTATATGTACTTGATGAGCCTTCAATTGGCCTTCATCAGAGAGATAATGATCGGTTAATAAATACTCTCAAAGAAATGAGAGATTTAGGAAATACTTTAATCGTAGTAGAACATGATGATGATACGATGAGGGCTGCAGATTATTTGGTTGATATTGGCCCTGGTGCTGGCGAGCATGGTGGTCAAATTGTTTCTAGTGGTACGCCACAGAAAGTAATGAAAGATAAAAAGTCTTTAACAGGTCAATATTTAAGTGGGAAAAAACGAATTGAAGTTCCAGAATACCGTAGACCTGCTTCAGACCGTAAAATTTCGATTCGAGGTGCAAGAAGCAATAATCTTAAAGATGTGGATGTGGACATTCCATTATCAATCATGACAGTAGTAACTGGTGTATCAGGATCCGGTAAAAGTTCTCTAGTAAATGAAGTATTATACAAATCATTAGCACAAAAAATTAATAAATCAAAAGTTAAACCGGGATTATACGACAACATTGAAGGTATTGATCAATTAGATAAAATTATCGATATTGACCAATCTCCAATCGGTAGAACGCCACGTTCAAATCCGGCAACTTATACAGGTGTATTTGATGATATACGTGATGTATTTGCGCAAACGAATGAAGCTAAAATTCGTGGTTATCAAAAAGGACGATTTAGTTTTAACGTAAAAGGTGGGCGTTGTGAAGCTTGTAAAGGCGATGGTATCATTAAGATTGAAATGCATTTTTTACCTGATGTTTATGTGCCATGTGAAGTATGTGATGGTAAACGATACAATCGTGAAACGTTAGAAGTAACATATAAAGGTAAAAATATTGCAGACATTTTGGAAATGACTGTAGAAGAAGCAACACAATTTTTTGAAAATATTCCTAAGATTAATCGTAAGCTTCAAACACTTGTGGATGTAGGGCTAGGCTATGTAACATTAGGTCAACAAGCTACAACATTATCTGGTGGTGAAGCACAACGTGTAAAACTTGCTTCAGAATTGCATAAACGCTCTACTGGGCGTTCAATCTACATTTTGGATGAACCAACAACTGGGTTACATGTTGATGACATTAGTAGGTTATTAAAGGTATTAAATCGATTAGTTGAAAATGGTGACACTGTAGTGATAATTGAGCATAATTTAGATGTGATTAAAACAGCTGATTATATTATCGATTTAGGACCAGAAGGTGGAAATGGTGGCGGTACGATTGTAGCAACAGGTACGCCGGAAGATATTGCACAAACAGAAGCATCATATACAGGTAAATATTTAAAAGAAGTACTTGAACGAGATAAACAATATACTGAAAATAAATAATAATAAAAGAAGTGAAAGTTGTCGTTAGGAGATCTTTCACTTCTTTTTATATAATGATATACGTATATCATTATATAAGATTGCTGAAAAGAAATATGTTGATATAGGGTCAAAATCAGACTAGCTAATTATAAATAAGTAATTAAATTGTTGTTAATATTTAAAATAACAGAAGACAATGTTTCCAATTTTTCAGTCTTTTTATTAAGCAATGTATTAAAGTATAAATGAATGGTATTAATAGTGACTTGCAAAACATTAATAATAATGAACAATTAATATTTAATTTAGCTTTTCAATGTAGATTGTTGTCATATTTTTGATATGATAATAGGAGATGTAAGAGAAGGGATAAATATAATTGAGGTGAACCCATGTTAACGACAGAAAAACTAGTTGAAACGTTAAAGTTAGATTTAATCGCTGGTGAAGAAGGTTTGTCAAAGCCAATTAAAAATGCAGATATATCAAGACCAGGCTTAGAAATGGCAGGCTATTTTTCACATTATGCTTCAGATAGAATACAATTATTAGGAACTACCGAATTATCATTTTATAATTTATTGCCGGATAAAGACCGAGCAGGACGTATGCGTAAACTTTGTAGA harbors:
- the uvrA gene encoding excinuclease ABC subunit UvrA encodes the protein MKEPSIVVKGARAHNLKDIDIELPKNKLIVMTGLSGSGKSSLAFDTIYAEGQRRYVESLSAYARQFLGQMDKPDVDTIEGLSPAISIDQKTTSKNPRSTVATVTEIYDYIRLLYARVGKPYCPNHNIEIESQTVQQMVDRIMELDTRTKIQLLAPVISHRKGSHEKLIEDIGKKGYVRLRIDGDIVDVNEVPALDKNKNHTIEVVVDRLVVKEGIETRLADSIETALELAEGQLTVDVIDGEDLKFSENHACPICGFSIGELEPRMFSFNSPFGACPTCDGLGQKLTVDVDLVVPDKDKTLNEGAIEPWIPTSSDFYPTLLKRVCEVYKINMDKPFKKLTDRQRDILLYGSGEKEIEFTFTQRQGGTRKRTMVFEGVVPNISRRFHESPSEYTREMMSKYMTELPCETCHGQRLSREALSVYVGGLNIGEVVEYSISQALNYYENINLSEQDQAIANQILKEIISRLTFLNNVGLEYLTLNRASGTLSGGEAQRIRLATQIGSRLTGVLYVLDEPSIGLHQRDNDRLINTLKEMRDLGNTLIVVEHDDDTMRAADYLVDIGPGAGEHGGQIVSSGTPQKVMKDKKSLTGQYLSGKKRIEVPEYRRPASDRKISIRGARSNNLKDVDVDIPLSIMTVVTGVSGSGKSSLVNEVLYKSLAQKINKSKVKPGLYDNIEGIDQLDKIIDIDQSPIGRTPRSNPATYTGVFDDIRDVFAQTNEAKIRGYQKGRFSFNVKGGRCEACKGDGIIKIEMHFLPDVYVPCEVCDGKRYNRETLEVTYKGKNIADILEMTVEEATQFFENIPKINRKLQTLVDVGLGYVTLGQQATTLSGGEAQRVKLASELHKRSTGRSIYILDEPTTGLHVDDISRLLKVLNRLVENGDTVVIIEHNLDVIKTADYIIDLGPEGGNGGGTIVATGTPEDIAQTEASYTGKYLKEVLERDKQYTENK
- the uvrB gene encoding excinuclease ABC subunit UvrB; this translates as MVEHYPFKIHSEFEPQGDQPQAIKEIVQGIKEGKRHQTLLGATGTGKTFTMSNVIKEVGKPTLIIAHNKTLAGQLYSEFKEFFPENRVEYFVSYYDYYQPEAYVPSTDTFIEKDASINDEIDQLRHSATSALFERDDVIIIASVSCIYGLGNPEEYKDLVVSVRVGMEMDRSELLRKLVDVQYTRNDIDFQRGTFRVRGDVVEIFPASKEELCIRVEFFGDEIDRIREVNYLTGEVLKEREHFAIFPASHFVTREEKMKVAIERIEKELEERLKELRDENKLLEAQRLEQRTNYDLEMMREMGFCSGIENYSVHLTLRPLGSTPYTLLDYFGDDWLVMIDESHVTLPQVRGMYNGDRARKQVLVDHGFRLPSALDNRPLKFEEFEEKTKQLVYVSATPGPYEIEHTDKMVEQIIRPTGLLDPKIEVRPTENQIDDLLSEIQARVERNERVLVTTLTKKMSEDLTTYMKEAGIKVNYLHSEIKTLERIEIIRDLRMGTYDVIVGINLLREGIDIPEVSLVVILDADKEGFLRSNRSLIQTIGRAARNERGEVIMYADKMTDSMKYAIDETQRRRDIQMKHNEKHGITPKTINKKIHDLISATVDNDENNEKEQTVIPKKMTKKERQKTIENIEKEMKQAAKDLDFERATELRDMLFELKAEG